The following proteins are encoded in a genomic region of Streptomyces lunaelactis:
- a CDS encoding HutD/Ves family protein — MTLRVLRAADRTAVPWKNGGGVTREIAASPEGASMDAFDWRVSLADVAADGPFSAFPGVDRTLTVVEGAGMDLMVGGEHHIVDEQYWPHDFPGDLETDGRLLEGPVVNFNVMYRRGHTQAATAVVRGTLRLMVPQGGAVLAVALEDGAVLDGQGVELARYDAVLVTGESPGVLRTQGYAVVVTLSVR; from the coding sequence GTGACGCTACGGGTGCTGCGGGCGGCCGACCGTACGGCCGTGCCCTGGAAGAACGGCGGGGGAGTCACCCGGGAGATCGCCGCCTCCCCCGAAGGCGCCTCGATGGACGCCTTCGACTGGCGGGTCAGTCTGGCGGATGTGGCCGCGGACGGGCCGTTCTCCGCGTTCCCCGGCGTCGACCGGACCCTGACCGTGGTCGAGGGGGCAGGGATGGACCTCATGGTGGGCGGCGAACACCACATCGTCGACGAGCAGTACTGGCCCCATGACTTCCCCGGGGACCTGGAGACCGACGGCCGACTCCTCGAAGGCCCGGTCGTGAATTTCAATGTGATGTACCGAAGGGGGCATACGCAAGCGGCGACCGCGGTCGTACGCGGCACCCTCCGGCTCATGGTGCCGCAGGGCGGTGCGGTGCTGGCTGTCGCACTCGAGGACGGTGCCGTGCTCGACGGGCAGGGCGTCGAACTCGCCCGCTACGACGCGGTGTTGGTGACCGGCGAGTCACCGGGCGTACTCCGGACGCAGGGGTATGCGGTGGTGGTCACGCTCTCGGTCCGGTGA
- a CDS encoding vWA domain-containing protein, whose translation MAAISLRKVEETAPALVSLYKSAGVSLEKHRLSGERAAVYLVLDYSGSMKEYYKDGSVQALADRVLSLSAHLDDDGRVPVVFFSTDIDAVTDIALDNHHGRVDEIVAGLGHMGRTSYHLAMDAVMDHYVDSGSTAPALVVFQTDGGPISKHAAERYLCKAAKLPLFWQFIGFGNKRSSQFDFLHKLDELAVPAKRPIDNAGFFHAGLDPRQVPDAELYDRLVAEFPLWLAAARAQGIVR comes from the coding sequence ATGGCGGCCATCAGCCTCCGCAAGGTCGAGGAGACCGCCCCCGCGCTCGTCAGCCTCTACAAGAGCGCCGGCGTCTCCTTGGAGAAGCACCGGCTGAGCGGGGAGCGTGCGGCCGTCTATCTCGTGCTCGACTACTCCGGCTCCATGAAGGAGTACTACAAGGACGGCAGCGTCCAGGCACTCGCCGACCGCGTCCTGTCCCTGTCGGCCCATCTCGACGACGACGGCCGGGTGCCCGTCGTCTTCTTCTCCACGGACATCGACGCGGTCACCGACATCGCCCTGGACAACCACCACGGGCGGGTCGACGAGATCGTGGCGGGCCTCGGGCACATGGGCAGGACCAGCTACCACCTCGCCATGGACGCGGTCATGGACCACTACGTCGACAGCGGCTCGACCGCGCCCGCGCTCGTCGTCTTCCAGACCGACGGCGGCCCGATCAGCAAGCACGCGGCGGAGCGCTATCTGTGCAAGGCGGCCAAGCTGCCGCTGTTCTGGCAGTTCATCGGCTTCGGCAACAAGCGCAGCTCGCAGTTCGACTTCCTGCACAAGCTCGACGAGCTGGCCGTACCCGCCAAGCGCCCGATCGACAACGCCGGCTTCTTCCACGCCGGACTCGACCCGCGGCAGGTCCCGGACGCCGAGCTGTACGACCGGCTGGTCGCCGAATTCCCGCTCTGGCTGGCCGCCGCCCGCGCGCAAGGGATCGTGCGGTGA
- a CDS encoding glutamate synthase subunit beta — MADPKGFLTTGREVAETRPVTERLKDWNEVYVPGSLLPIISKQAGRCMDCGIPFCHNGCPLGNLIPEWNDYAYREDWSAASERLHATNNFPEFTGRLCPAPCEAACVLGINQPAVTIKNVEVSIIDKAWDSGDVTPQPPERLSGKTVAVIGSGPAGLAAAQQLTRAGHTVAVYERADRIGGLLRYGIPEFKMEKVHINRRIEQMRAEGTKFRTEVEIGRDIDAAKLRRRYDAVVIAAGATLSRDLPVPGRELTGVHFAMEYLPLANKVQEGDFVAPPITAAGKHVVVIGGGDTGADCVGTAHRQGAASVTQLEIMPRPGDDRPTGQPWPTFPMLYKVTSAHEEGGERVYSVSTTHFEGDEDGNVQFLHLIEVEFKGGKLEQKPGTERKIPAQLVTLAMGFTGTDQANGLVSQFGLELDERGNVARDADFATNVNGVYVAGDAGRGQSLIVWAIAEGRSAARGVDRFLTGASELPAPIRPTDRALTA, encoded by the coding sequence ATGGCTGACCCCAAGGGCTTCCTGACCACCGGCCGAGAGGTCGCCGAGACCCGCCCCGTCACGGAGCGCCTCAAGGACTGGAACGAGGTCTACGTTCCCGGTTCGCTGCTGCCGATCATCAGCAAGCAGGCCGGGCGCTGCATGGACTGTGGCATTCCGTTCTGCCACAACGGCTGTCCGCTGGGCAACCTCATCCCCGAGTGGAACGACTACGCGTACCGCGAGGACTGGTCCGCGGCGAGCGAGCGGCTGCACGCGACCAACAACTTCCCGGAGTTCACCGGGCGGCTGTGCCCCGCGCCGTGCGAGGCCGCGTGTGTGCTCGGCATCAACCAGCCGGCCGTCACCATCAAGAACGTCGAAGTCTCGATCATCGACAAGGCGTGGGACAGCGGCGATGTCACCCCGCAGCCGCCGGAGCGCCTGTCCGGCAAGACGGTCGCGGTCATCGGCTCGGGCCCGGCGGGTCTGGCCGCCGCCCAGCAGCTGACCCGGGCGGGTCACACGGTCGCCGTGTACGAGCGCGCGGACCGCATCGGCGGGCTGCTGCGGTACGGCATCCCCGAGTTCAAGATGGAGAAGGTGCACATCAACCGGCGCATCGAGCAGATGCGGGCGGAGGGCACCAAGTTCCGTACCGAGGTGGAGATCGGCCGCGACATCGACGCGGCGAAGCTGCGCAGGCGGTACGACGCGGTGGTCATCGCGGCCGGCGCGACGCTCTCGCGCGATCTGCCCGTCCCGGGCCGTGAGCTGACCGGCGTCCACTTCGCGATGGAGTACCTGCCGCTCGCCAACAAGGTGCAGGAGGGCGACTTCGTGGCCCCTCCGATCACCGCCGCGGGCAAGCACGTCGTGGTCATCGGCGGCGGCGACACCGGCGCGGACTGCGTGGGCACGGCGCACCGGCAGGGGGCGGCCTCGGTCACCCAGCTGGAGATCATGCCGCGCCCGGGCGACGACCGCCCGACGGGCCAGCCGTGGCCGACGTTCCCGATGCTCTACAAGGTCACCTCGGCGCACGAGGAGGGCGGCGAGCGGGTCTACTCCGTCTCCACCACCCACTTCGAGGGCGACGAGGACGGCAACGTCCAGTTCCTGCACCTGATCGAGGTGGAGTTCAAGGGCGGCAAGCTGGAGCAGAAGCCCGGCACGGAGCGGAAGATCCCGGCGCAGCTGGTCACCCTGGCGATGGGCTTCACGGGCACGGACCAGGCCAACGGCCTCGTCTCCCAGTTCGGCCTGGAGCTCGACGAGCGCGGCAACGTCGCGCGCGACGCGGACTTCGCGACGAACGTCAACGGCGTGTACGTCGCGGGCGACGCGGGGCGCGGCCAGTCGCTGATCGTCTGGGCGATCGCCGAAGGACGCTCGGCAGCGCGGGGTGTGGATCGTTTCCTGACCGGTGCGAGTGAGTTGCCGGCTCCGATTCGTCCCACGGACCGTGCGCTGACGGCGTGA
- the gltB gene encoding glutamate synthase large subunit → MRSDAWSPMDGRPAPQGLYDPRNEHDACGVGFVATLTGVASHELVEQALTVLRNLEHRGATGSEPDSGDGAGILLQVPDAFLREVSGFELPEAGSYAVGIAFLPADESTDAVSRIETIAAEEGLTVLGWREVPVTPDLLGSGARATMPAFSQLFVSDGGTSKGIALDRKAFVLRKRAEREAGVYFPSLSARTIVYKGMLTTGQLEPFFPDLSDRRCATAVALVHSRFSTNTFPSWPLAHPYRFVAHNGEINTVKGNRNWMKARESQLASGLFGTDQLDRIFPVCTPDASDSASFDEVLELLHLGGRSLPHSVLMMVPEAWENHESMEPSRRAFYQYHATMMEPWDGPACVTFTDGTQVGAVLDRNGLRPGRYWVTDDGLVVLSSEVGVLDIDPAKVVRKGRLQPGRMFLVDTAEHRIIEDDEIKSTLAAEQPYKEWLEAGEIELEDLPEREHIVHTHASVTRRQQTFGYTEEELRVILAPMARTAGEPLGSMGTDSPIAALSERPRLLFDYFTQLFAQVTNPPLDAIREELVTSLRSSLGPQGNILEPTAAACRSVTLPFPVIDNDELAKLIHINADGDMPGMTAATLSGLYRVSGGGNALAARIEEICAEADAAIEDGARLIVLSDRHSDAEHAPIPSLLLTSAVHHHLIRTKQRTQVGLVVEAGDVREVHHVALLIGYGAAAVNPYLAMESVEDLVRAGTFIEGLEPEKAIRNLIYALGKGVLKVMSKMGISTVASYRGAQVFEAVGLEDAFVEKYFNGTATKIGGAGLEVVAKEVAARHAKAYPASGISATHRALEIGGEYQWRREGEPHLFDPETVFRLQHATRSRSYDIFKKYTDRVNEQSERLMTLRGLFGFRSDRPAISVDEVESVSDIVRRFSTGAMSYGSISSEAHETLAIAMNQLGGKSNTGEGGEDADRLYDPARRSSIKQVASGRFGVTSEYLVNADDIQIKMAQGAKPGEGGQLPGHKVYPWVAKTRHSTPGVGLISPPPHHDIYSIEDLAQLIHDLKNANPAARIHVKLVSEVGVGTVAAGVSKAHADVVLISGHDGGTGASPLTSLKHAGGPWELGLAETQQTLLLNGLRDRIVVQTDGQLKTGRDVIIAALLGAEEFGFATAPLVVSGCVMMRVCHLDTCPVGIATQNPVLRDRFSGKAEYIVNFFEFIAQEVRELLAELGFRTIEEAVGHAELLDTERAVHHWKAQGLDLEPLFYVPELPDGAVRHQVIEQDHGLEKALDNELIELAAEALSAACAEDAQPVRAQIAIRNINRTVGTMLGHEVTKKFGGAGLPEDTVDITFTGSAGQSFGAFLPRGVTLRLEGDANDYVGKGLSGGRVIVRPDRGADHLAEYSTIAGNTIAYGATGGELFLRGRTGERFCVRNSGATVLSEGVGDHGCEYMTGGRAVVLGETGRNFAAGMSGGIAYVIDLDRDNVNVGNLGAIEALDDSDRQWLHDVVRRHQEETGSTVASKLLADWSAAVDRFSKIIPTTYKAVLAAKDAAELAGLSEQETTEKMMEAATNG, encoded by the coding sequence ATGCGTTCCGACGCCTGGTCGCCCATGGACGGTCGCCCCGCCCCCCAGGGGCTGTACGACCCCCGTAACGAACACGACGCATGCGGCGTCGGGTTCGTGGCCACCCTCACCGGTGTTGCCAGCCATGAGCTGGTCGAACAGGCGCTGACCGTCCTGCGGAATCTCGAGCACCGCGGTGCCACCGGCTCCGAGCCCGACTCGGGTGACGGCGCCGGCATTCTGCTCCAGGTCCCGGACGCCTTCCTGCGCGAGGTCAGCGGTTTCGAGCTTCCCGAGGCCGGTTCGTACGCCGTCGGAATCGCCTTCCTGCCGGCCGATGAGAGCACTGACGCCGTCTCACGCATTGAGACGATCGCCGCCGAGGAGGGTCTGACCGTCCTCGGCTGGCGCGAGGTCCCGGTCACCCCGGATCTGCTCGGCAGCGGCGCCCGCGCCACGATGCCCGCCTTCTCGCAGCTCTTCGTGTCGGACGGCGGTACGAGCAAGGGCATCGCCCTCGACCGCAAGGCCTTCGTGCTGCGCAAGCGCGCCGAGCGCGAGGCCGGTGTCTACTTCCCCTCGCTCTCCGCCCGCACCATCGTCTACAAGGGCATGCTCACCACCGGTCAGCTGGAGCCCTTCTTCCCGGACCTCTCCGACCGGCGCTGCGCCACGGCCGTCGCGCTCGTCCACTCGCGCTTTTCCACGAACACCTTCCCGAGCTGGCCGCTCGCCCACCCGTACCGCTTCGTCGCGCACAACGGCGAGATCAACACGGTCAAGGGCAACCGCAACTGGATGAAGGCCCGCGAGTCCCAGCTCGCGTCGGGCCTCTTCGGTACGGACCAGCTCGACCGGATCTTCCCGGTCTGCACGCCGGACGCCTCCGACTCCGCCTCCTTCGACGAGGTGCTCGAACTCCTCCACCTCGGCGGCCGCTCGCTGCCGCACAGCGTCCTGATGATGGTTCCCGAGGCGTGGGAGAACCACGAGTCCATGGAGCCGTCGCGCCGCGCGTTCTACCAGTACCACGCCACGATGATGGAGCCCTGGGACGGCCCGGCCTGTGTCACCTTCACCGACGGCACCCAGGTCGGCGCGGTCCTCGACCGCAACGGTCTGCGCCCCGGCCGCTACTGGGTCACCGACGACGGACTCGTCGTCCTCTCCTCCGAGGTCGGCGTCCTCGACATCGACCCGGCGAAGGTCGTCCGCAAGGGCCGTCTCCAGCCCGGCAGGATGTTCCTCGTCGACACCGCCGAGCACCGCATCATCGAGGACGACGAGATCAAGTCCACCCTCGCCGCCGAACAGCCCTACAAGGAGTGGCTGGAGGCCGGCGAGATCGAGCTCGAGGACCTTCCCGAGCGCGAGCACATCGTCCACACCCACGCCTCGGTCACCCGCCGCCAGCAGACCTTCGGATACACCGAGGAGGAGCTGCGCGTCATCCTCGCGCCGATGGCCCGTACCGCCGGCGAGCCGCTCGGCTCCATGGGTACGGACTCCCCGATCGCGGCCCTGTCCGAGCGCCCCCGGCTGCTCTTCGACTACTTCACCCAGCTCTTCGCGCAGGTCACCAACCCGCCGCTGGACGCCATCCGCGAGGAGCTCGTCACCTCGCTGCGCTCCTCGCTGGGACCGCAGGGCAACATCCTGGAGCCGACCGCCGCGGCCTGCCGCAGTGTGACCCTGCCCTTCCCGGTGATCGACAACGACGAGCTGGCCAAGCTCATCCACATCAACGCCGACGGCGACATGCCCGGCATGACCGCCGCGACGCTCTCCGGTCTCTACCGGGTCAGCGGCGGCGGCAACGCCCTCGCCGCCCGTATCGAGGAGATCTGCGCCGAGGCCGACGCGGCCATAGAGGACGGCGCCCGCCTGATCGTCCTCTCCGACCGCCACTCGGACGCCGAGCACGCGCCGATCCCCTCGCTGCTGCTCACCTCCGCCGTGCACCACCACCTCATCCGCACCAAGCAGCGCACCCAGGTGGGCCTGGTGGTCGAGGCCGGCGACGTCCGCGAGGTGCACCATGTCGCGCTCCTCATCGGTTACGGCGCCGCCGCGGTCAACCCGTACCTCGCGATGGAGTCGGTGGAGGACCTGGTCCGCGCCGGCACCTTCATAGAGGGCCTGGAGCCCGAGAAGGCCATCCGGAACCTGATCTACGCGCTCGGCAAGGGCGTTCTGAAGGTCATGTCCAAGATGGGCATCTCCACCGTCGCCTCCTACCGCGGTGCGCAGGTCTTCGAGGCCGTCGGCCTCGAAGACGCCTTCGTGGAGAAGTACTTCAACGGCACCGCCACGAAGATCGGTGGAGCCGGTCTCGAGGTCGTCGCCAAGGAGGTCGCCGCCCGGCACGCCAAGGCCTACCCCGCCTCCGGCATCTCCGCCACGCACCGTGCGCTGGAGATAGGGGGCGAGTACCAGTGGCGCCGCGAGGGCGAGCCGCACCTGTTCGACCCGGAGACGGTCTTCCGGCTGCAGCACGCCACGCGCTCGCGCAGCTACGACATCTTCAAGAAGTACACGGACCGGGTCAACGAGCAGTCCGAGCGCCTGATGACGCTCCGCGGCCTCTTCGGCTTCAGGTCCGACCGTCCCGCCATCTCCGTCGACGAGGTCGAGTCGGTCTCCGATATCGTCAGGCGCTTCTCCACCGGCGCCATGTCGTACGGCTCCATCTCCAGCGAGGCGCACGAGACCCTCGCCATCGCCATGAACCAGCTGGGCGGCAAGTCCAACACCGGTGAGGGCGGCGAGGACGCGGACCGGCTGTACGACCCGGCGCGCCGCTCCTCCATCAAGCAGGTCGCCTCCGGCCGCTTCGGTGTGACCAGCGAATACCTGGTCAACGCGGACGACATCCAGATCAAGATGGCGCAGGGCGCGAAGCCCGGCGAGGGCGGCCAGCTGCCCGGCCACAAGGTCTACCCGTGGGTCGCCAAGACCCGGCACAGCACCCCCGGTGTCGGTCTGATCTCCCCGCCGCCGCACCACGACATCTACTCCATCGAGGACCTGGCTCAGCTGATCCACGACCTCAAGAACGCGAACCCGGCGGCGCGTATCCACGTGAAGCTGGTCTCCGAGGTCGGCGTCGGCACGGTCGCCGCGGGTGTCTCCAAGGCGCACGCGGACGTCGTCCTCATCTCCGGCCACGACGGCGGTACGGGCGCCTCGCCGCTCACCTCGCTGAAGCACGCGGGCGGCCCCTGGGAGCTCGGCCTCGCCGAGACCCAGCAGACCCTGCTGCTCAACGGCCTGCGCGACCGTATCGTCGTGCAGACCGACGGCCAGCTGAAGACCGGCCGCGATGTCATCATCGCCGCGCTGCTCGGCGCCGAGGAGTTCGGTTTCGCGACCGCGCCGCTCGTCGTCTCCGGCTGCGTCATGATGCGCGTCTGCCACCTGGACACCTGCCCGGTCGGCATCGCCACGCAGAACCCGGTGCTGCGCGACCGGTTCTCCGGCAAGGCCGAATACATCGTCAACTTCTTCGAGTTCATCGCCCAGGAGGTCCGCGAGCTCCTCGCCGAGCTGGGCTTCCGTACGATCGAGGAGGCCGTCGGCCACGCCGAACTGCTCGACACCGAGCGGGCCGTGCACCACTGGAAGGCGCAGGGCCTCGACCTCGAGCCCCTCTTCTACGTCCCCGAGCTGCCGGACGGCGCCGTACGCCACCAGGTGATCGAGCAGGACCACGGTCTGGAGAAGGCCCTCGACAACGAGCTGATCGAGCTCGCCGCCGAGGCGCTGAGCGCGGCCTGTGCCGAGGACGCCCAGCCGGTCCGCGCACAGATCGCGATCCGCAACATCAACCGCACGGTCGGCACCATGCTCGGCCATGAGGTGACGAAGAAGTTCGGCGGTGCGGGTCTGCCCGAGGACACCGTCGACATCACCTTCACCGGCTCGGCCGGCCAGTCCTTCGGCGCGTTCCTGCCGCGCGGTGTGACGCTGCGGCTGGAGGGCGACGCCAACGACTACGTGGGCAAGGGCCTCTCCGGCGGCCGCGTCATCGTCCGCCCGGACCGGGGCGCGGACCACCTCGCCGAGTACTCCACCATCGCGGGCAACACCATCGCCTACGGTGCGACCGGCGGCGAGCTGTTCCTGCGCGGCCGCACCGGCGAGCGGTTCTGCGTCCGCAACTCCGGTGCCACGGTCCTCTCGGAGGGCGTGGGCGACCACGGCTGCGAGTACATGACCGGGGGCCGCGCGGTGGTGCTCGGCGAGACCGGACGTAACTTCGCGGCCGGTATGTCCGGCGGTATCGCGTACGTCATCGACCTCGACCGCGACAACGTCAACGTGGGCAACCTCGGCGCGATCGAGGCCCTCGACGACTCCGACAGGCAGTGGCTGCACGATGTCGTGCGCCGCCACCAGGAGGAGACGGGCTCGACCGTCGCGTCGAAGCTGCTGGCCGACTGGTCCGCCGCGGTGGACCGGTTCAGCAAGATCATCCCGACCACGTACAAGGCAGTGCTCGCCGCCAAGGACGCCGCTGAGCTCGCCGGTCTCTCCGAGCAGGAGACCACCGAGAAGATGATGGAGGCGGCGACCAATGGCTGA
- a CDS encoding VIT1/CCC1 transporter family protein produces the protein MSIIETGATLHEAHRDNHTHRDVNGGWLRPAVFGAMDGLVSNLALMTGVAGGAASQQTIVITGLAGLAAGAFSMAAGEYTSVASQRELVEAELDVERRELRKHPVDEMEELAALYVARGVEPVLAREVAMQLSRDPEQALEIHAREELGIDPDDLPSPTVAAVSSFGSFALGALLPVLPYLLGAAALWPAVLLALTGLFACGALVSRVTARGWWYSGLRQLVLGGTAAALTFGLGSLLGAAV, from the coding sequence GTGTCCATCATCGAAACCGGAGCGACGCTCCACGAGGCGCACCGCGACAATCACACCCACCGTGATGTGAACGGCGGCTGGCTGCGCCCGGCGGTGTTCGGCGCGATGGACGGGCTCGTCTCCAACCTGGCGCTGATGACCGGTGTCGCGGGCGGCGCGGCCTCCCAGCAGACCATCGTCATCACCGGCCTGGCCGGACTCGCGGCGGGAGCCTTCTCCATGGCGGCGGGCGAGTACACGTCCGTGGCCTCCCAGCGTGAGCTCGTCGAGGCCGAACTCGACGTGGAGCGGCGGGAGTTGCGCAAGCATCCGGTGGACGAGATGGAGGAGCTGGCCGCCCTGTACGTCGCGCGCGGCGTGGAGCCAGTGCTCGCTCGCGAGGTGGCGATGCAGCTCTCCAGGGATCCCGAGCAGGCGCTGGAGATACACGCGCGCGAGGAGCTCGGCATCGACCCGGACGACCTGCCGTCGCCGACCGTCGCCGCGGTCTCGTCCTTCGGCTCGTTCGCACTGGGCGCGCTGCTGCCCGTACTGCCGTATCTGCTCGGCGCGGCCGCCCTGTGGCCGGCGGTGCTGCTGGCGCTGACCGGGCTCTTCGCCTGCGGTGCCCTGGTGTCCCGGGTGACGGCGCGCGGCTGGTGGTACAGCGGGCTGCGCCAGCTGGTCCTCGGCGGGACCGCGGCCGCGCTCACCTTCGGGCTGGGTTCGCTGCTCGGTGCCGCGGTCTGA
- a CDS encoding ADP-ribosylglycohydrolase family protein, whose protein sequence is MELIACNPADPAGPAHAESADSAQAAESAGPAPGAPPTAAVLRERACGALLGLAVGDALGAPAENMRPSEIRRRWGRIEGFVSDDPAGTDDTEYAIFSGLLLARHGSALTVSHVEKAWHHWIADLDEGPFRGAGFSERGTLENLRRGLAAPISAQHRHAWSDGLAMRAAPFGVFAAGHPAEAARLVAIDGSVSHDGEGIYGGQAVAAGVAAAMAGAGPAGVIGAALSVVPMDSWTARSLRRAVVAAQHTHTDTLAMERAVRSAVVIGGYPWTDLAPEAVGLAFGAFAAARGDFRTSVLTAVNMGRDADTTAAVAGALAGAMSGAAAIPPEWSSAIGPVRGSCLPSMSGHHVLDIAELLTPDDEPQAGA, encoded by the coding sequence ATGGAGTTGATTGCATGCAATCCCGCTGATCCGGCCGGCCCCGCCCACGCCGAGTCCGCCGACTCCGCCCAGGCCGCCGAGTCAGCCGGCCCCGCACCCGGTGCGCCCCCGACGGCCGCGGTGCTCCGCGAGCGGGCCTGCGGCGCACTGCTCGGCCTCGCGGTGGGCGATGCGCTCGGCGCCCCCGCGGAGAACATGCGGCCGTCCGAGATCCGCCGGCGCTGGGGCCGTATCGAGGGCTTCGTGAGCGACGACCCGGCGGGCACGGACGACACCGAGTACGCCATCTTCTCCGGCCTGCTGCTCGCCCGGCACGGCTCGGCACTGACCGTCTCGCATGTCGAGAAGGCATGGCACCACTGGATCGCGGACCTGGACGAAGGCCCGTTCCGTGGTGCGGGCTTCAGCGAACGCGGCACCCTCGAAAACCTCCGGCGCGGGCTCGCGGCCCCCATCTCGGCCCAGCACCGGCACGCCTGGAGCGACGGCCTGGCGATGCGCGCGGCGCCGTTCGGCGTCTTCGCGGCGGGCCACCCGGCGGAGGCGGCACGGCTCGTCGCGATCGACGGCAGCGTCAGCCACGACGGTGAGGGCATCTACGGCGGCCAGGCGGTGGCGGCGGGAGTCGCGGCGGCGATGGCGGGCGCGGGCCCGGCGGGGGTGATCGGCGCGGCGCTGTCCGTGGTCCCGATGGACTCCTGGACGGCCCGCTCGCTGCGCCGCGCGGTCGTGGCGGCCCAGCACACCCACACGGACACGCTCGCGATGGAGCGTGCGGTCCGCTCGGCGGTCGTGATCGGCGGCTACCCGTGGACGGACCTGGCGCCGGAGGCGGTGGGCCTGGCGTTCGGCGCGTTCGCGGCGGCCCGCGGAGACTTCCGTACGTCGGTGCTCACCGCGGTCAACATGGGCCGCGACGCGGACACGACGGCGGCAGTGGCGGGAGCGCTGGCGGGAGCGATGTCCGGGGCCGCAGCGATCCCGCCCGAATGGTCCTCGGCCATCGGCCCGGTCCGCGGCAGCTGCCTGCCCTCGATGAGCGGCCACCATGTCCTGGACATCGCGGAACTGCTGACCCCGGACGACGAACCCCAGGCCGGCGCATGA
- a CDS encoding ADP-ribosylglycohydrolase family protein: protein MTTTLETTLALDDRIAGSLIGAAVGDALGGPVEGYTPEQIVERHGGRVHGIVGPWNGDAWRTARPIAPYHKGDGHITDDTLMTHALIRVYATVRDHIDAYAVADHLVPDLMSNPRWIPELEAEALPLQRVFLAEKWIVARLHYGHNDPREAGAGNIVNCGAAMYMAPVGLVNAAHPAAAYAEAIDVAGAHQSSYGREAAGVFAAAVAAACLPGATPASVIDSCLSLAKDGTASAIEAVAEVAADHSDFESAMAPLRVAVAPFDTVGPDYRAPTLAARRPSRLHSIEELPIALGMLLVGGGDYRRTVLGSVNYGRDCDSIATMAGAIAGALHGESAVPADWAKGVAEASRLDLHAPAAELTAVTREIFTRDRERRRAHESAFARLTVAR from the coding sequence ATGACGACGACACTCGAGACGACACTCGCACTCGATGACCGGATCGCCGGCAGCCTCATCGGAGCGGCTGTCGGTGACGCACTCGGCGGCCCGGTCGAGGGCTACACCCCGGAGCAGATCGTGGAACGGCACGGCGGCCGCGTCCACGGCATCGTCGGCCCGTGGAACGGCGATGCCTGGCGTACCGCCCGCCCCATCGCGCCGTACCACAAGGGCGACGGCCACATCACCGACGACACCCTCATGACCCACGCGCTGATCCGCGTGTACGCCACCGTCCGCGACCACATCGACGCCTACGCGGTCGCCGACCATCTGGTCCCCGACCTGATGTCGAACCCCCGCTGGATCCCGGAGCTGGAAGCGGAGGCGCTCCCCCTCCAGCGGGTCTTCCTCGCCGAGAAGTGGATCGTCGCGCGCCTGCACTACGGGCACAACGACCCGCGCGAGGCCGGTGCGGGCAACATCGTCAACTGCGGCGCGGCGATGTACATGGCGCCGGTGGGCCTGGTCAACGCGGCGCATCCCGCCGCCGCATACGCCGAGGCCATCGACGTCGCGGGCGCGCACCAGTCCTCGTACGGACGAGAGGCGGCGGGCGTCTTCGCGGCGGCGGTCGCTGCGGCCTGCCTCCCGGGCGCGACGCCGGCCTCGGTCATCGACAGCTGTCTGTCGCTGGCCAAGGACGGCACGGCCTCGGCGATCGAGGCGGTGGCCGAAGTCGCGGCGGACCACTCGGACTTCGAGTCGGCGATGGCACCGCTGCGGGTCGCGGTCGCCCCCTTCGACACGGTCGGCCCCGACTACCGCGCCCCGACGCTCGCGGCCCGCCGCCCGTCCCGTCTCCACTCCATCGAGGAGCTCCCCATCGCGCTCGGCATGCTTCTGGTGGGCGGGGGCGACTACCGCCGTACGGTCCTGGGCTCGGTCAACTACGGACGGGACTGCGACTCGATCGCGACGATGGCGGGGGCGATCGCGGGGGCGCTCCACGGCGAGTCGGCGGTCCCGGCGGACTGGGCGAAGGGGGTCGCCGAGGCGAGCCGCCTGGACCTGCACGCCCCGGCGGCGGAACTGACCGCGGTCACCCGCGAGATCTTCACCCGCGACAGGGAACGCCGCCGCGCCCACGAGTCGGCGTTCGCCCGTCTGACGGTGGCACGATGA